Genomic window (Acidobacteriota bacterium):
AGAGGAATCTAAGCTGTTGAAAGAATGGCTCCTCAGGTAGGACTCGAACCTACAACCCTCCGGTTAACAGCCGGATGCTCTGCCATTGAGCTACTGAGGAGTGTGGCGTACGGCACGCGCCCGAGCAGGCGCGTCGTTACTGCTTCATTGTGGCACATTTTTCCGCGGCTTGTCACTCGCGCCCGCGAGACGCGTTCGACGCGGCGAGCACCGCCGTGGGGGTCGAACTCTACCGCGAGAAACAGCCGGTTTACCTCTTTTCCGCGGGAGCCTGGTTGCCGATATCGATGGCGGCCTTCCACGAGCCGTCGGCCTTACGCCGCCAGATGGTGACGTAACGGCCGCGGGTGATGACCTCGGTGCCGCCGGCCTGCTTCACGCGGATCTCGAACGGGCCCGTGGTGTAGCCGAGGCCGCCCGAGGCTTCGACGATCTCCGGCTTCCAGGTGATGCTCAGGTTCGGATCGGTCAGCAGGCCAGTCCAATTCTTCCGCTCGGCTTCGACCCCACTCAGCATCTGTCCCTGGTGGAAGAAGTGGATATCATCGTCGAAGAAGGAAATCACCTTCTCCACATCCTTGGCGCGGGCCGCGGCGGCGAAGGCAAGCTCGGTCTCGCGGACTTGCTTCACCTGCTTGGTCTCGTCGTTCCTGTCGTTGTTCTTGTCGCTGGGAAATCCCAACGTGGCGGCCAGCAGCAGCAAGGTAAATGACACGAGCGCTCGTTTCATCGTCTTCCCCCCTTTTCCTTACAACCAGCGCGAACAGGCTAAGGCCTCGGGCCCTACTTGCCAAGTGCAGCGGCGGCATTCCTTGACTTGGGCGGCTCGCCCGCGATACTTTCCGAGAGCCTTCCGCGTCTACACTCGCGCTTCCGAGGGGAGATTCTTTGGCCCAGCGTTTGCTCACCCTGACCAGCGACTTCGGCGCCTCCGACCATTTTGTGGGGACGATGAAGGGGGTGGTCCTCACGATCAATCCTGAGGCGAAGATCGTGGACATCTGCAACTCCGTCCACTCCTTCGATATCCTCGACGGCGCGCTGACCATTGCGCAGTCCTACAAGTACTTCCCTTCCGACACCGTGCACATGGTCATTGTGGACCCGGGCGTGGGAACGAACCGGCGTCCGATCCTGGTGACGGCGGAGAAGCACATCTTCCTCGCGCCCGATAACGGCGTGCTCTCGCTCGTCTATGAGCGCGAAGAGCGGCTGAGCGTGCGCCACATCACCGCCGAACACTACTTCCTGCAACCGATGAGCAACACGTTCCACGGCCGCGACCTGTTCTCCGCCGTTGCCGGCTGGCTGAGCAAGGGCGTGGAGGTGGCGAAGTTTGGCGAGGAGATCACGGATTTCGTCCGCTTTGCCGCGCCGCGGCCCAAGCCGGTGAACGAGAAGTTGATGAAGGGTGTGGTGCTCAAGGCCGACAAGTTCGGCAACCTGATCACCAACTTCACCCCCAAGGAAGTGCCACAACTGTTCCAGCCCGACCCGCCTCCGTTCAAGATCCTGATCGGCAAGAGCGAAGTCACACGCATGCGCGAGACCTACTCGGGCGGCGCGGCGGGCGAGATCTTCGGCGTGCTGGGCAGCATGGGATACCTCGAGATCGCCGCCAACCGCAGTTCGGCCGCGCGCCTGGTGGGAGCGGACAAAGGCTCCGACGTGGGCGTGCTGTTTGAAACCGAACACGCCGCCGCGCCGGCGGGGTAGGAAATTTCAGATTGCAGATTTCAGATTGCAGAATAAAAGGTTAGCTTCGCGAGCGACCGATTCTGAATTCTTCTGACTGAAGTCTGAAATCTGCGATTTTGATTCTGCAATCTGCAATCTGCAATCTGAAATCTGAAATCTGAAATCAAGGGTTCCGTGGTTTGGGGCGCGCGTAACGATCCATGTCACTCGTCCATTGCAGGAAGCGTCCGAGCTGGTTGCGCTCCTTCCACATGAAGCGCCAGAACTCGAAGAAGCCGATCTTATCCGCCTTCAAGCCGGCGTAGGTCTCGATGCGCCACCTGAGATACGGACTGCGCCAGGGCGCGAGCCGGTGGCCGCGCGAGGCGTTCCAGAGGAAGCGAAGCAAGTAGCGCATGACGTTTGAAAGTGACCCCAGCCAGTATAGCTAGAGCTCGTACTTCTTCATCAGGTGGCGGAAGCTGCGGTAGGAAAGTTTGAGCATCTCGGCCGCCTTGGTTTGCACTCCGCCGGACTGGCGCAGCGCGGATTGCAGCAGCGCGCGCTCCACGTCGGCGACGTAGCGCTCCATGTCCATGCCGTTCGAGGGGACGTTGGCTGCGCCGTTCCCGCCCACGCCGGCCGCGGCCGGGCGCGTGCGTTCCGCCGGCAGCTCGATGTGAAGCTCGTCGGTGGCTTCCATCGCCACCGCGCGTTCTACGGTGTTCTCCAGTTGGCGGACGTTGCCCGGCCAGTCAAAGCCGCTCAGCGCGTCGATGGCCTTCTTGGCGATGCGATGGATGCCCTTGCCTGCCGCCGGCGCGTACTTCTTGAGGAAGTGGTGGGCGAGCGGAGCCACGTCTTCGCGGCGCAGCCGCAGCGGCGGCACCAAGATCGGGATCACGCTGATGCGGTAATAGAGATCTTCGCGG
Coding sequences:
- a CDS encoding SAM-dependent chlorinase/fluorinase → MAQRLLTLTSDFGASDHFVGTMKGVVLTINPEAKIVDICNSVHSFDILDGALTIAQSYKYFPSDTVHMVIVDPGVGTNRRPILVTAEKHIFLAPDNGVLSLVYEREERLSVRHITAEHYFLQPMSNTFHGRDLFSAVAGWLSKGVEVAKFGEEITDFVRFAAPRPKPVNEKLMKGVVLKADKFGNLITNFTPKEVPQLFQPDPPPFKILIGKSEVTRMRETYSGGAAGEIFGVLGSMGYLEIAANRSSAARLVGADKGSDVGVLFETEHAAAPAG
- a CDS encoding DUF4440 domain-containing protein; its protein translation is MKRALVSFTLLLLAATLGFPSDKNNDRNDETKQVKQVRETELAFAAAARAKDVEKVISFFDDDIHFFHQGQMLSGVEAERKNWTGLLTDPNLSITWKPEIVEASGGLGYTTGPFEIRVKQAGGTEVITRGRYVTIWRRKADGSWKAAIDIGNQAPAEKR